The following proteins are co-located in the Microbulbifer sp. VAAF005 genome:
- a CDS encoding GDYXXLXY domain-containing protein — protein sequence MKRGVVIGLVAAIGVQFSILVGMYIKAQMPLWKGQPVSVKTVPVDPRSLFRGNYAQLSYPFSSLDKALFKGQGRLRQGEVVYVGLEKGASGLYEQASVSLEQPQGGVFIRGRVAGQNFWNSSDSYRVRYGIEAYFAPKEKALDLEKQLRDGGVAELMISADGRASLKVVRGSGNQ from the coding sequence ATGAAGCGTGGGGTTGTGATTGGCCTGGTTGCCGCCATTGGTGTGCAGTTTTCTATTCTGGTGGGAATGTATATTAAGGCCCAAATGCCCCTTTGGAAGGGGCAGCCTGTTTCAGTAAAAACTGTTCCTGTAGACCCGCGTTCGCTGTTTCGGGGTAACTATGCTCAATTAAGTTACCCCTTTTCCTCCTTGGATAAAGCCTTGTTTAAAGGGCAGGGACGGCTGCGCCAGGGAGAGGTGGTTTATGTGGGCTTAGAGAAAGGCGCATCCGGATTATATGAACAGGCCTCTGTCAGTCTTGAACAACCACAGGGCGGAGTCTTTATTCGAGGGCGGGTAGCCGGCCAAAATTTTTGGAATTCATCAGATAGCTACCGGGTTCGCTATGGTATTGAAGCCTACTTTGCTCCGAAGGAAAAAGCCCTGGACCTGGAAAAACAATTGCGGGACGGTGGCGTGGCCGAATTGATGATTTCTGCGGATGGGCGAGCGAGCTTGAAGGTTGTCAGAGGCTCAGGAAATCAATAG
- a CDS encoding CPBP family intramembrane glutamic endopeptidase: MDIQLGCLLLAALGLYLVPMEVSFVGDTVWLQLLLGLLGAIVTFAVVLTLARSETLFGKMLRLHCTQLTPLFSKLSPSQMVWVALAAGVCEELLFRGFLQSWLSQLSTPFLGLLGASLIFALLHCVSWVYFFLTFMIGLILGIFYQMSGGLVGAIVWHAVYDLLAIFAIVHFPHLLGLKNQVLKRG; encoded by the coding sequence ATGGATATTCAACTGGGCTGTCTATTGCTTGCAGCTCTGGGTCTCTACCTCGTGCCAATGGAAGTTTCATTTGTTGGTGATACGGTATGGCTGCAACTGCTGTTGGGATTGTTAGGCGCTATTGTCACATTTGCGGTAGTACTGACATTAGCTCGTTCTGAGACGCTATTTGGGAAAATGCTGCGGCTCCACTGTACTCAATTGACCCCGCTATTTTCCAAGTTGTCCCCATCACAGATGGTATGGGTTGCTTTAGCTGCGGGTGTTTGTGAGGAGCTGTTGTTTCGTGGTTTTCTACAGTCTTGGCTCTCCCAGCTCAGTACGCCATTCCTCGGTTTATTGGGTGCATCACTGATATTCGCATTACTGCACTGTGTTTCCTGGGTGTACTTCTTCCTTACCTTTATGATTGGGCTTATTTTAGGCATTTTCTACCAAATGTCCGGGGGCTTGGTGGGGGCGATTGTTTGGCATGCGGTATACGACCTTTTGGCAATTTTCGCCATAGTGCACTTTCCCCATTTGCTCGGATTAAAAAATCAAGTCTTAAAGCGAGGGTAA
- a CDS encoding exopolysaccharide biosynthesis protein — MTQEIIGLGQLLKDIEEKSQGQEKISIQHVIEAVGLRSFAPFLILIGLILFSPLSGIPGMSTAMGVLLLLFALQLLMKRNYIWLPQWLINRSISSEKLMDALHWMEKPARFADRWIQPRMDFIVRRYGTYAIAGTCIFIALTLPIMEVIPFSASTAGLALTIFGLSLAARDGLLALIAFILTASLVLVVIVAVI; from the coding sequence ATGACACAAGAAATCATAGGACTGGGCCAGCTGCTGAAGGATATTGAGGAGAAAAGTCAGGGGCAGGAGAAAATCTCCATCCAGCATGTTATTGAGGCTGTGGGGCTTCGATCCTTTGCCCCATTCCTTATCCTTATCGGGTTGATCCTGTTTTCCCCTCTGAGCGGTATTCCCGGAATGTCTACCGCGATGGGCGTATTGCTACTACTGTTTGCCCTACAACTGCTGATGAAGCGCAACTATATCTGGCTTCCACAGTGGTTGATCAACCGCTCCATATCCAGCGAGAAGCTGATGGATGCCCTGCACTGGATGGAAAAGCCCGCCCGGTTTGCCGACCGCTGGATTCAGCCACGGATGGATTTTATCGTGCGCCGATATGGCACCTACGCTATTGCTGGAACCTGCATTTTTATTGCATTGACCCTGCCAATAATGGAAGTAATCCCCTTCTCTGCCTCAACTGCTGGTCTCGCTCTCACCATTTTTGGGCTATCGCTGGCAGCTCGAGACGGACTCTTAGCGCTTATTGCTTTTATCCTAACGGCCTCCCTGGTACTAGTGGTGATCGTTGCCGTGATCTAG
- a CDS encoding CPBP family intramembrane glutamic endopeptidase yields the protein MDAVDQTKGNPPVFLLLIGTQVVCLLLALLGFYLASPKVVIIGDSVGLQVIIGIIGAMATYGVMLSLTRSETTLGMSMRRQSIALIPLFSRLSFFQLLLVSVVVGICEELLFRGFLQSWLSELSSPLLGLLISAIAFALLHFSSWTNFFLTLGIGVVLGVVYQVSGSLLGVIIWHAVYDAIVLIVLTQYPHWLGIKVKE from the coding sequence ATGGATGCTGTTGACCAGACAAAAGGGAATCCACCAGTTTTTCTTTTATTAATTGGCACTCAGGTTGTTTGCTTGTTGCTGGCCCTTCTGGGCTTTTATCTGGCTTCACCCAAGGTAGTGATCATTGGTGATAGTGTAGGGTTACAAGTAATAATTGGCATCATTGGAGCGATGGCTACCTATGGTGTGATGTTGTCGTTAACTCGCTCAGAAACGACCCTCGGCATGTCAATGCGGCGTCAATCGATCGCCCTGATTCCACTATTTTCACGATTGTCTTTCTTTCAACTGCTGTTGGTTTCTGTTGTAGTCGGAATTTGTGAAGAGCTTTTGTTTCGGGGGTTTTTGCAGTCCTGGTTGTCAGAACTTAGCTCGCCATTGTTGGGGTTACTAATTTCCGCAATTGCATTTGCGCTACTTCATTTCTCATCTTGGACCAATTTCTTTCTGACTTTGGGAATTGGTGTGGTTTTAGGTGTGGTTTACCAAGTGTCCGGAAGTTTATTGGGAGTAATAATCTGGCACGCAGTCTACGATGCAATTGTCCTTATTGTTTTGACTCAATATCCGCATTGGCTAGGGATTAAAGTAAAAGAATAA
- a CDS encoding NAD(P)H-binding protein, whose protein sequence is MSKRAIILGATGLIGGHLTEQLAGEEVFDEVLTLTRRPKATASQRIHNHIVDFDRLEEAAPLFQGNTLFSCLGTTRKQAGSLAAQHKVDVEYQYKAAQLAAEAGVSHYLLVSSSGANANSTSAYLRMKGELEEKIKKLPFKRISILQPSLLLGDRANARPGEKIGGILLPVICMLPGLRRYRPIEGREVAKKMVYLSQQERTGVETLRLDELFNT, encoded by the coding sequence ATGAGCAAAAGAGCCATTATCCTCGGAGCTACGGGCCTTATCGGTGGCCATCTCACAGAGCAACTGGCTGGTGAAGAAGTCTTTGATGAAGTACTTACCCTCACTCGACGCCCCAAAGCCACTGCAAGTCAAAGAATACATAATCATATTGTCGATTTTGATCGGTTGGAGGAGGCTGCTCCTCTTTTTCAGGGAAATACTCTATTTTCCTGCCTGGGAACCACTCGCAAGCAAGCCGGCAGCCTAGCCGCCCAGCACAAGGTTGACGTTGAATATCAATACAAAGCGGCCCAATTGGCAGCGGAGGCAGGGGTCAGCCATTACTTACTGGTTTCATCCAGCGGGGCCAATGCCAATAGCACCAGCGCTTACTTACGTATGAAGGGTGAGCTGGAGGAGAAAATCAAGAAACTTCCATTTAAGCGTATCAGTATACTGCAACCCTCCCTACTCCTCGGAGATCGTGCAAATGCCCGACCCGGTGAGAAAATCGGAGGCATCCTCCTACCAGTAATTTGTATGCTGCCGGGGCTGAGACGTTATAGGCCCATTGAGGGGCGTGAAGTAGCCAAAAAAATGGTTTATTTAAGTCAACAAGAACGAACAGGGGTTGAGACCCTGCGTTTGGATGAGTTATTCAATACTTAA
- a CDS encoding DUF4174 domain-containing protein gives MHKFIVLVLVLLTSSTFAQGSTVNDLKDFQWKNRILLLNIPEDPNSTINELLKLAPQFAERNLIWFLFSNDTLETNFPGKVTDNFAKNVREKYLQEPAMQVLLIGKDGEVKYKADKFSAVEIFQRIDSMPMRRNEMQQGSAQ, from the coding sequence ATGCATAAGTTCATTGTGCTTGTCTTGGTTCTGTTGACTTCTTCTACATTCGCCCAGGGATCTACGGTGAACGACCTAAAAGATTTCCAGTGGAAAAACCGCATTCTATTACTGAATATCCCGGAAGACCCCAATAGCACAATCAATGAATTACTCAAGTTAGCGCCGCAGTTTGCAGAGAGAAACTTGATATGGTTCCTATTCTCTAACGACACCCTTGAGACTAACTTTCCCGGTAAAGTCACAGACAATTTTGCTAAAAATGTACGGGAAAAATATCTGCAAGAACCAGCAATGCAAGTACTTCTTATAGGGAAGGATGGGGAAGTAAAGTATAAAGCCGATAAATTCTCAGCCGTCGAAATTTTTCAACGTATCGACAGCATGCCCATGCGACGCAATGAGATGCAGCAAGGATCTGCACAGTGA
- a CDS encoding MFS transporter, producing MSSELRSMAKQSGKITRDQYLGLAALVLAAFLISNDYTAFAPALPAIEREFNADITSSQWIINGYALVFGVFIITGGRLADIYGRRRVFMIGAGIFVFFAVLGGLAMDMWMLLISRALMGVGAALMWPSTLAMTFNLLTYERSGLAGGILMATCGLANAAGPVLGGVLADFFSWRWIFFVNILLTLATMLACWWAVPPDKPRDTEEKIDFFGVLLLCTSLFCLLFALDVSAEIGFKHPVVISLIVVFLVLLCLFTIVEYRVGKDALIPPDIAKNRKFLAVGVTTLLISVVFLSAILYVPQFLANFRGYSAFQAGLSLVPLMVVSGLVAIISGRFYELAGPKLLVSLGILGMSVGMFMLSNLTSDTGFLDMCPGLVVLGVGIGLFNPSSTTAGITVVEPHRASLAGAILYMFKIGGGAVGLGMNATIIAFAPDIPSGIDRAFTVNAYLALVGLIVCMFFVIGRPESQSGELS from the coding sequence GTGTCGAGTGAATTACGCAGTATGGCTAAACAGAGCGGCAAAATTACACGAGATCAGTACTTGGGGTTGGCTGCATTAGTTCTCGCGGCCTTCCTTATTAGTAATGACTATACCGCTTTTGCCCCCGCACTACCTGCCATCGAAAGAGAATTCAATGCAGACATAACTAGCTCCCAGTGGATCATTAACGGCTACGCCTTGGTTTTTGGTGTTTTCATCATAACCGGTGGCCGCTTGGCGGATATCTATGGCCGCCGCAGAGTATTTATGATTGGAGCGGGAATATTCGTTTTCTTTGCCGTGCTGGGTGGCTTGGCAATGGATATGTGGATGTTATTGATATCCCGCGCATTGATGGGAGTGGGTGCGGCATTGATGTGGCCGTCCACTTTGGCAATGACTTTTAATTTGTTGACCTATGAAAGGTCAGGGTTGGCGGGTGGTATCCTGATGGCCACCTGTGGGTTAGCGAATGCAGCTGGACCAGTTTTGGGTGGGGTGCTCGCAGATTTTTTCAGTTGGCGATGGATTTTCTTCGTTAATATTCTCCTCACTCTGGCAACAATGCTGGCTTGTTGGTGGGCAGTGCCCCCCGATAAACCTCGTGACACCGAGGAAAAAATAGACTTCTTCGGTGTGCTACTATTATGCACCTCGCTATTTTGTTTGCTTTTTGCACTGGATGTTTCCGCGGAAATTGGTTTCAAGCATCCTGTGGTTATCAGCCTGATCGTTGTGTTCCTGGTGTTGCTCTGCCTGTTTACCATCGTGGAGTATCGAGTTGGTAAAGATGCCCTGATTCCCCCTGATATTGCAAAGAACCGGAAGTTCCTAGCGGTAGGTGTTACGACACTCCTAATCTCGGTAGTATTCCTATCGGCAATTCTCTATGTCCCCCAATTTTTGGCGAATTTTCGTGGTTACTCAGCATTTCAGGCCGGTTTATCTTTGGTCCCTTTAATGGTCGTATCGGGGCTGGTTGCTATTATCTCCGGCCGCTTCTATGAGCTAGCTGGACCAAAATTACTCGTCTCATTAGGTATTTTGGGGATGAGTGTTGGAATGTTCATGCTCTCGAACCTGACTTCGGACACGGGTTTTCTGGATATGTGTCCGGGCTTGGTCGTGTTGGGAGTGGGTATTGGGCTGTTCAATCCATCCAGTACGACTGCGGGTATTACGGTGGTGGAACCTCACCGTGCCAGCTTGGCAGGCGCTATCCTATATATGTTTAAAATTGGTGGCGGTGCGGTTGGTTTGGGTATGAATGCTACAATCATTGCCTTCGCTCCAGATATACCTTCGGGTATAGATAGAGCTTTTACAGTAAATGCTTACCTAGCCTTGGTTGGTTTGATTGTTTGCATGTTCTTTGTGATCGGTAGGCCAGAGAGCCAAAGCGGAGAGCTTTCTTGA
- a CDS encoding tetratricopeptide repeat protein yields MLRSLVNVLSCQTRMMLGALSLCSLAALPAAAGTESQEELKDLFFGAAMFHAHQESYFDAIVALDTELAQYHRLDQPELDPFSAHLGQAEFSVGDLELSYRMHREAGRAIEAVLQGNVSQPVRNEAAYRLAKIHYHKQQPRNALHALEMIDGRVPERVRADEQFLRARVYMQLGRFEEAVELLQDLKGEESLEGFVSFNLGIAQLKAGEEERGVLELTALGRKRSSEAALQALYDKTNLLLGSHLMELGKLDMARPYFDRVNLDGPFSNRALLGAGWVEARAGRYDRALVPWKLLQDRKGTNEPVQEVMLAVPYAYGKLDVHSTAAINYGRALDAFGREIDTLTQSIHSIRKGKFLEALRRKEATQVQNWVVALRNLPEAPETHYLLDLMASNDYQEFLRNYRDLNDLYERNEEWLKSLTAYEDIIRIRRNYYEPLLPELDRQFRELDARIQLRMEQRDQFANRIEQMLISRRPEYLATAEEQEARLKLLELSGKIAEHPQGFTETTLERVQRLKGVLDLRLSFEYDQRLTEAYKHLAELNQEIESLQSVYDSFVRSRQAATHSYTGYDRDITRLRARIQQTQRRLKTLMARQGTMLEALAIAELERRRAQLESYQIKARFALADSYDRANELQEQREDEFKVEQHKALLEEQIPEENPAEMEPVEEEESAEGGDS; encoded by the coding sequence ATGCTCAGGTCCCTGGTAAATGTGTTGTCCTGTCAAACCAGGATGATGCTTGGTGCTCTATCCCTTTGTTCTTTGGCTGCTCTCCCCGCTGCAGCGGGGACTGAATCGCAGGAAGAACTTAAAGACCTGTTTTTCGGTGCGGCAATGTTTCATGCCCATCAGGAAAGTTATTTTGATGCGATTGTGGCACTGGACACAGAACTTGCTCAGTATCACCGCTTAGATCAGCCCGAACTCGATCCTTTCAGTGCGCACTTGGGGCAAGCTGAGTTTTCGGTGGGTGACTTGGAATTGTCCTACCGAATGCACAGGGAGGCCGGGCGGGCTATTGAGGCTGTACTGCAGGGAAATGTTTCCCAGCCGGTGCGCAATGAAGCCGCGTATCGGCTGGCAAAAATTCACTATCACAAACAACAGCCGCGCAATGCCTTACACGCCCTGGAAATGATTGACGGGCGGGTTCCCGAGAGGGTCCGTGCAGATGAGCAGTTTTTGCGTGCTCGAGTCTATATGCAGCTCGGTCGATTCGAGGAGGCCGTAGAACTGCTGCAAGACCTGAAGGGTGAAGAGTCGCTAGAGGGCTTTGTTTCCTTCAATTTGGGTATTGCTCAACTGAAGGCGGGAGAAGAGGAGCGCGGTGTTCTGGAGTTGACTGCACTGGGAAGAAAGCGCAGTTCAGAGGCGGCCCTGCAGGCCCTTTACGATAAAACCAACCTCTTATTGGGCTCTCATTTAATGGAGCTGGGCAAGCTGGATATGGCGCGCCCCTATTTTGATCGTGTAAATCTCGATGGCCCTTTTTCAAATAGGGCGCTGCTGGGTGCTGGCTGGGTAGAGGCCCGCGCGGGTCGCTATGACCGGGCACTGGTGCCCTGGAAGCTGTTGCAAGACCGCAAAGGCACCAATGAGCCAGTGCAAGAGGTCATGTTGGCGGTGCCCTATGCCTACGGCAAACTGGATGTCCACAGTACTGCTGCAATTAATTACGGCCGCGCCTTAGACGCTTTCGGGCGTGAGATCGATACCCTCACACAGTCTATTCATAGTATTCGCAAAGGTAAGTTCCTTGAGGCGCTGCGTCGTAAAGAGGCCACCCAGGTACAGAACTGGGTAGTGGCCTTGCGCAATTTACCGGAAGCCCCCGAGACCCATTACTTACTCGACCTGATGGCGTCCAATGACTACCAGGAGTTTCTGCGGAATTATCGCGACCTCAACGATTTATATGAGCGCAATGAAGAGTGGCTAAAAAGCCTGACAGCCTACGAAGATATTATTCGTATTCGCCGCAACTATTACGAACCCCTGTTGCCGGAGCTGGACAGGCAATTCCGTGAACTCGATGCCCGTATCCAACTGCGGATGGAGCAGCGTGACCAATTTGCCAATCGTATAGAGCAGATGCTGATCTCCCGTCGCCCAGAATACCTGGCAACGGCCGAAGAGCAGGAAGCGCGATTGAAGCTCCTGGAACTTAGCGGAAAAATTGCTGAGCATCCCCAGGGCTTTACTGAAACTACTTTGGAGCGGGTTCAGCGGCTCAAAGGTGTTTTGGACCTGCGTCTTTCCTTTGAGTACGACCAGCGTTTGACCGAAGCCTACAAACACCTGGCGGAATTAAACCAGGAGATCGAAAGTCTCCAGTCTGTTTACGATTCCTTTGTGCGCAGTCGCCAGGCGGCAACTCACAGCTATACCGGTTACGACCGCGATATTACTCGTTTGCGCGCGCGTATCCAGCAAACCCAACGGCGACTGAAAACCCTGATGGCGCGCCAGGGCACCATGCTTGAGGCATTGGCAATTGCTGAGTTGGAACGCCGTCGCGCACAGTTGGAAAGTTATCAAATTAAAGCCCGCTTCGCCCTGGCAGACAGCTACGACCGCGCTAATGAGCTTCAGGAGCAGCGTGAAGATGAATTTAAGGTAGAGCAGCACAAGGCGCTGTTGGAAGAGCAAATTCCTGAGGAGAATCCAGCGGAGATGGAGCCGGTGGAGGAAGAAGAATCAGCAGAGGGAGGTGATTCGTGA
- a CDS encoding tetratricopeptide repeat protein, whose translation MSKLLKSKSRAGKSLNRAVGLLSVLIVLGGCAGNSGKTIGSLQNVEVEIKEEHIDGSLEKALASYQKYLQETPESKLTPEAMRRIADLKIKQAHRAEDAEFDNLAGVAAGSGAVISVDASEAMAENTLDAPEMTAPVAKVEPVVTEAQDPGVVESDEEFETRASGSIEIAADETPLEAPGVDSEEMMSANAREAIDLYIKLLQKYPLYHRNDQVMYQLSRAYEEAGEIDAAVDVLRQLVANYPDSRHIDESWFRLGEYYFTRKKFLDAEESYGKVIDIGVISSFYELALYKRGWALFKQDMYEMALDDYIAMLDYKVSQGYDFDQQNNKGERKHIDDTFRVVSLSFSYLEGPDSVVDYFSRKGNRDYEFRVYSQLGEYYLEKRRYQDAAKSYIAFVDRNQLHRVSADFSIRVIEIYSKGGFPKLVLEAKKDFATTYALNADYWTVFDINEYGEVVAFLQTNLIDLAGHYHAAYQNKKLKDKKAENYREAIHWYRSYLDSFRETERAPEINYQLAGLMLENRDFHGAALEYERTAYEYPAHKDSSEAGYAAVYAYREHLANNLKDATDEQRAPLLREIIRSSLTFAATFPQHAKAPQIMLGAVEDLYGLKDYAPTIANGRSLLEQFPTAEQEIRRSAWLLVAHASFDTAAFADAEIAYGETLMLTAQDAKDRAGLVDNLAASIYQQGDMARKQEDHATAANHFLRIRGAAPGATILATAEYDAAASLIVLKDWVQAATVLNNFRSHFPEHELAKDVTKKLAVVYQESGELLLAAAEFERIERESEDDEIRREALTQAADLYAAAEDSAKALSVLRRYVDYFPEPMEPALETRQKIADIYKVSGNQKLYMAELRELVKVESRGGSQRSDRTRYLAGNAALLLAEPSFEAFTQVDLVAPIEKSLNLKRKRMKAATRAFTDLIDYQVADVTAAATFYLAEIYLHFSVALKDSERPTNLNALELEEYELALEEQIYPFEEKAISVHQKNVELLGVGIYNPWVDKSIGKLANLMPARYARVEEAGEYLQTIVPLPPEPELPSAGSAVSGH comes from the coding sequence GTGAGTAAGTTGCTCAAATCTAAATCTCGAGCTGGTAAATCTCTCAATCGCGCCGTCGGTCTTCTCTCTGTACTTATAGTGCTAGGGGGTTGTGCGGGAAACAGCGGCAAGACCATCGGCAGTCTCCAAAATGTCGAAGTAGAAATTAAGGAAGAGCATATTGATGGCAGCCTGGAGAAGGCACTGGCCAGCTACCAGAAGTACTTGCAGGAAACTCCTGAATCCAAGCTGACCCCCGAGGCTATGCGCAGGATTGCCGACCTGAAAATCAAGCAGGCACACCGCGCTGAAGATGCAGAATTCGATAACCTTGCTGGAGTTGCTGCTGGAAGCGGGGCGGTGATCTCTGTCGATGCGTCAGAAGCTATGGCTGAAAATACCCTGGATGCTCCAGAGATGACAGCACCGGTGGCCAAGGTAGAGCCGGTAGTGACTGAAGCGCAGGATCCTGGGGTTGTCGAGTCCGACGAGGAGTTTGAAACCCGGGCAAGTGGCAGCATAGAAATAGCTGCAGATGAAACCCCGCTTGAAGCGCCGGGCGTTGATTCTGAAGAGATGATGTCAGCCAATGCCCGCGAGGCCATCGATCTCTATATTAAATTGCTGCAAAAGTACCCCCTATACCACCGCAACGACCAGGTGATGTATCAGTTATCCCGGGCTTATGAAGAAGCGGGAGAGATTGATGCAGCGGTGGATGTATTGCGCCAGCTGGTGGCCAACTATCCGGACTCGCGACATATCGATGAATCCTGGTTCCGGCTGGGCGAATACTATTTTACCCGCAAGAAGTTTCTCGATGCGGAAGAGTCCTACGGAAAAGTTATCGATATTGGTGTGATATCCAGTTTTTACGAGCTTGCCCTGTATAAACGCGGTTGGGCGCTGTTTAAGCAAGATATGTATGAAATGGCCCTGGATGACTATATCGCCATGCTGGATTACAAAGTTTCCCAGGGATATGACTTCGACCAGCAAAACAATAAAGGCGAGCGCAAGCATATTGACGATACTTTCCGTGTGGTCAGCTTGAGCTTTTCTTACCTGGAAGGTCCTGATTCGGTTGTCGATTACTTCTCCCGCAAGGGCAATAGAGATTACGAATTCCGGGTATATAGCCAGCTGGGTGAATATTATTTGGAAAAGCGTCGCTACCAGGATGCGGCAAAATCCTATATTGCGTTTGTTGATCGAAACCAGTTGCACAGAGTATCTGCGGATTTCTCAATTCGTGTTATTGAAATCTACAGTAAAGGCGGATTCCCCAAGCTGGTGCTGGAAGCGAAGAAGGATTTCGCCACTACTTATGCACTTAATGCCGATTACTGGACTGTCTTCGATATTAATGAATACGGAGAGGTGGTTGCCTTCCTGCAGACCAACCTGATCGACCTCGCCGGGCACTACCATGCGGCTTACCAGAACAAGAAGTTAAAAGATAAGAAGGCCGAGAATTATCGCGAGGCGATTCACTGGTATCGAAGCTATCTCGATTCCTTCCGGGAAACTGAGCGCGCACCGGAAATCAATTATCAGCTTGCCGGATTGATGTTGGAAAACCGGGATTTCCATGGTGCAGCTCTGGAGTATGAGCGCACGGCCTATGAATATCCTGCGCATAAGGATTCCAGCGAAGCAGGCTACGCAGCGGTTTACGCTTATCGCGAACATCTGGCCAATAACTTAAAAGATGCAACGGATGAGCAGCGTGCACCACTATTGCGGGAAATTATCCGTTCATCGCTGACATTTGCAGCCACATTCCCTCAGCATGCCAAAGCCCCTCAGATCATGCTTGGAGCGGTGGAGGATCTTTACGGGTTAAAAGACTATGCCCCGACGATCGCCAATGGCCGTTCACTGTTGGAGCAGTTCCCCACTGCGGAGCAGGAGATTAGACGTTCTGCCTGGCTGCTGGTGGCTCACGCTTCTTTCGATACTGCGGCCTTTGCGGATGCAGAAATCGCTTACGGTGAAACTTTGATGCTGACTGCCCAGGATGCAAAGGATAGGGCGGGTCTGGTAGATAACCTGGCGGCTTCCATCTACCAGCAGGGTGATATGGCCCGTAAGCAGGAGGATCATGCAACCGCAGCGAATCATTTCCTGCGTATTCGAGGTGCTGCACCTGGCGCGACCATTCTGGCTACGGCGGAGTACGATGCTGCCGCATCATTGATAGTGCTTAAGGATTGGGTACAAGCGGCAACGGTATTAAATAACTTCCGCAGTCACTTCCCGGAGCATGAGCTGGCGAAAGATGTCACCAAGAAGTTGGCAGTGGTTTACCAGGAGAGCGGTGAGCTGTTGCTGGCAGCTGCGGAATTTGAGCGTATTGAGCGGGAATCCGAGGACGATGAAATACGCCGTGAGGCCTTAACCCAGGCGGCAGATCTTTATGCAGCGGCTGAAGATAGCGCTAAAGCGCTGTCTGTTTTGCGTCGCTACGTCGATTATTTCCCCGAACCCATGGAGCCGGCGCTGGAGACTCGCCAGAAAATTGCCGATATCTACAAAGTGTCCGGGAATCAAAAGCTTTACATGGCAGAGCTTCGTGAACTGGTGAAAGTTGAGTCCCGCGGTGGTTCCCAGCGCAGCGACCGCACCCGTTATCTCGCAGGTAATGCGGCCCTGCTATTGGCTGAACCCAGTTTTGAGGCTTTCACCCAGGTGGATTTGGTTGCGCCTATCGAGAAAAGCCTCAACCTCAAGCGCAAGCGTATGAAAGCAGCCACCCGTGCATTTACTGACCTGATTGATTATCAGGTGGCCGATGTGACCGCTGCGGCAACCTTTTACCTGGCTGAAATTTATCTCCACTTTAGCGTGGCCCTGAAGGACTCTGAACGTCCAACCAACCTGAATGCCCTGGAGCTGGAAGAGTATGAGTTGGCATTGGAGGAGCAGATTTATCCCTTCGAGGAAAAAGCCATTTCTGTTCACCAGAAGAATGTCGAGTTGCTGGGCGTCGGTATTTATAACCCCTGGGTTGATAAAAGTATTGGCAAGCTCGCCAATTTAATGCCCGCTCGCTATGCACGGGTGGAAGAGGCTGGTGAGTATCTCCAGACTATTGTACCCCTGCCGCCAGAGCCGGAATTGCCCTCAGCGGGATCAGCAGTTTCGGGTCACTAA
- a CDS encoding tetratricopeptide repeat protein, translating into MQKQLRLFFLVGLALLLAACASTQTKSGKISDYSSVRVSGSVSRDFERSLEYLAEQDYASAIELLQSVVEREQRLPAPYINLGIAHYKSGNEAKAEEAFLKALALDEKHPVATNELAVLYRKQGRFAEARKIYVNALAENPEYLPLIKNLGILCDLYLQDLQCALAQFEQYVQLEPEDRDVTIWLADIQRRAGK; encoded by the coding sequence ATGCAAAAACAACTGCGTTTGTTTTTTCTGGTGGGCTTAGCCTTGTTGTTAGCAGCTTGCGCCAGCACCCAAACCAAGTCTGGAAAAATCTCTGATTATTCCTCGGTGCGGGTATCGGGCAGTGTGAGTCGGGACTTTGAGCGATCCCTGGAATATCTTGCCGAGCAGGATTATGCGAGTGCTATTGAACTTCTGCAGTCAGTGGTGGAGCGCGAGCAGCGCCTTCCGGCACCCTATATCAACCTGGGTATTGCCCACTACAAAAGTGGCAATGAGGCAAAAGCGGAAGAGGCTTTTTTAAAGGCATTGGCGCTGGACGAAAAACATCCGGTGGCAACTAATGAACTGGCGGTTCTCTACCGAAAGCAGGGGCGCTTTGCCGAAGCGCGGAAAATATATGTGAATGCTTTGGCAGAAAATCCGGAATATCTACCTTTAATAAAAAATCTGGGCATATTGTGTGATCTATATCTGCAAGATCTCCAGTGTGCTCTGGCACAATTCGAACAATATGTGCAATTGGAACCAGAGGACCGGGATGTCACTATCTGGTTAGCTGATATTCAACGGAGGGCTGGTAAATGA